AGCCGTGTTGGTTTTTTCTATCCTTTTTCGGCttatgttttattgtcctttCGTTTAGTATCTTCTTTTATCTGTTTCTTTTTTCCCTGAAACttgaataaaattaaattgatttatgttgaataatatttgtttcatgaaAGTATTTGCAGTTCTTTAGATCCCTAAATAATAGctgtattttaaatattgaagAAAAGCTTTTTGAAACTTACAAGTCTTCCCCATATAGGTAAAAATCCTTTGTATAGAGCTAAGAACCCTTCTTGATTGACTGTCTTCACCAAACAATCCACTGATCCTGCATATAATTTACCTCTGTAATATAAACAGGAAAAAGAAATCACTGCTGCATTATATTATGTTAAAAATCAACTCAATAAAGACATATACAAACTACTGCAAGATACAAACATATTTCTACTTTCTTCcataatgttttattgtttttctttgatgGCCCTTAATTTGTCTGAACATCTTGACCTATATATTACATTATAtgattttgattattatttttcttttttttggctccataaaaaatataatcacaaaaatacttcactccgaggaaaaatccctaatcaaatggcaaaagcaaaagctccaaaacaccaaacgaatggacaactattgccatattcctgacttggtacaggctttttcttatttaaaaaatggtggattaaacctggttttatagctagctaatctATCACTTGTATGAAACTTTGCATAAAATTCCACTACATCGACAACGACGTGTGATTTTTAGTTAAAAGCTTCTTATGCATTTATGTATCTATACAACTTaagcttttattttttatatatattcgaGCTCCTGGCGAAGAAAATCAAGGAATGTGGTACGGACGCACCAATTTATAACGTGCTATTTTCCATAAGTGGCACTGggtcaataaaggcaacagtagcaaaccgatgttcgaaattcataaatcgggTTTCATTAGCAAATTTGAACATAACTcaattgtattttcttttcaaGCGGAATCTTTAGAGACACACACACGTCATCTTTAAagaagtcgctcctcactatcctacttcctgtcgatacatttatttttggcattgcacaagtcatgtcttctttgacctttcatgacgttaaaatattaAATCCCGGGGATGTGTTGATTTTAGCCTCtgatgcatgaattttttattattaattgttttggcttttaactagctgttaGTAActaggtatcgcagatcaaatttattcgttcatagtgaattcatttacgttttttgattgagtttgtgttttttttaatgttttaacgtttaatcccgctgcaaatgtttgcacctgtcctaagtcaggaatctgatgtacagtagttatcatttgtttatgtaatttatacgtgtttctcattttttttatatagattagaccgttggatttcccgtttgaatggttttacactagttattttagggccctttatagcttgttgttcggtgtgaaacaaggctccgtgttgaaggccgtatcttgacatataattgttacttttataaattgttatttggatggagagttgtctcattggcactcatgccacatcttcctatatctatacaatCAAAAACTGAGggtaacacatcaaatataagaggagaacaacgacacaacagaaacactaaaatgcaacacacacagaaacgaactataagataacaaaagccattttcctgacttggtacaggacattttaagaaaaaaaggtggaactgaacctggttttgtggctagccaaaccacCCGCTTTAACGGTTATGTGGAATATAACACTGATttaaaaatgacaacaatacacgacagaactacaatacaaataaatggaaatacatacaggacagagaaacacaaaaataaccaatacaatagaacattacgacaatagttattaaaggtaccaggcttataattaaatacgccaggcCATTGCTAGTCGACGTTTAGTACCCCAGTGCATCATCAGCCCAGAAGTCATTGTTTCGGTACTGAAATGATTTTAACATACTTTCTGTATTATTTGTCGACATATTAAGAAATCAGTTAGAAAATAAGGTTACAACTTCCTTCATTTGGGTTGACCTTATATGAATGGgccattcttttaataaccctgTTGATATTCGTGTATTTATTCATCATCACCACTAACATTTTTGGTTTGAGCGTTcaggaaataaataaatacagaacAGCGCTTTGGTAGAATAAAATGTATAAAGTGTTATCCTGAGTACCATGAATCAACTCCTCTTCAACTTGACATGAACAAACCAACGGGTGACACTAATggatgtccctttggtatctttcttccctcttttacaTATTATTCCGGAGCACAAAAGAATACACGAGGATTACGTCAGGTTtgtgtctttagttttctgtgttatgTTTTACAGTCTGttgattttctatttttagtCTGTCTTTTCGACCAAACTGGTGTTTTTTTCgatatatgattttttatttttacattttgtatctgCTGTTGCATTTTCTTTCAACTTGCAGTTATCCGTCCTTATACTATTAATCATAATAGCGGCGAACAAATGACATCATTTGAGTACCGAATTGTGTTTTGAAAGTCAGCaagaataaataaaactaaatatggAAAAGTCTTTTGAAAAAATTTATATgtgattgataaaaatataaaggtTAATTCATGGTTCGTTTTACGATTAGATCACACATTAACTTAGTACCTACTGCACATAATGATAAATACCTTCCGTTTTCTGATGGTTGATTCATAATTCTAGTTTTTATTACATCAGCTGGAGTCCCTAAGATGGCCATTGATAGTCCAGAACATGTACTAAAATGTTGATTATATTTTTCTAGTACTTTACAAAATCTACTGTAGTTGTTAAACGTATGTTAATTTAGATCACATGCTTTTTTTCATAACAAAGACCGACACATTGTCAAAAACGAACGCTTCGGGATTGGTAGATATATTGTTAAGTATTTTAgtacaaaaaaagataatttcTTTTGAATCATGTTATATTGACAATATAGGCCTATACTTTGATAATGGATCATATCATACGACACATATTTTAATCTAGCCTACTATAAACGTCACTAAAAGACACTGATATGGTAACTAAAGAATTTGCATTTCACCGTGAATCCCACTTAACCTCCTACATCATTCACAAAAGAGTTTATGATAGTACAAAACTCTCTTTTCACCCAGAAATTGTAGATGAAAAGGTTACCATCTCTATACTGAGCACCTAAATTTACAAAATCATCTCAAATGTGAATTACCAAATAAGACTTTTCAACGGATGTGTTCTTACACGAACAATATGACAGGTGCAaaatgtggatcaggatctgcctACCCCTCTGGAACACCTAAGATCATTCCACACCTGGTTTTTGGTTGTGTTGATAAACAAGTGTTGCCTAAAAATATAGTCACTTATGAGATCGTAAGCACAAACGTTTAAATATCAGGTCCGCATTACTTTTAAATGAATGATATAGTTTTCTGTTTCGTGTTACCTCCTTAATTATGAGTCCATTAGTTCTGAGCATAGAAGTATGGGTAAACATTTAAGTGTCAGACTGATTCGACATGACGAAACGTTACGATTTATTACTGTCAAGCTACTAATTAAGTATTAAGTCTTTCAATAGATCACGAATAAACAGACGAATAAAGTGATTATACGTTAACAGTAAATGGTGCATACTGAAGTCAGagaaatttaagaaatgtaaacttttaaatcCGTTCTATTAATACATGTCGAGATTACACTCATGATCTCAGTGTTGACAGACAAGGGTAGAGTAAATTACATGACCATACTgggttttaaataatttattaccCGGATATTGTATGTGTCACCCAATTATCTGTCAAAGATGTATACTGTAAAACTCCATGTTTTACTGTATCATATGTTGCTAGAtctaaaaaagtaaattttaaaagtACGTATATGTTGGGTACTAGTATTAGATGGGGTTTTATGGCTTATACAATCCATTATTCGCGAATAATTACAAAATGGACGGTGTCATGCGATCGAAATATGTTTCTGCAATTTCATTTAGCAAGATCGCTAACATCCTCAAAACagttcaaataaattaaaaatacatttctaGCGGATGATTAACAGGAATTTTAAAAAGTgttaattacaaaaacaaaccaaAGTATTCTTACACAATTCCTTAAATTTATGCATCTGCGTTTAAGATGGTGTGATTTCTTACAAAAATGCTATCTACATATCATCTTGTAGAGTGAGCTAGAAATCGGACGGATACTTCGTTGCCTGGAATGGTGAATAATTCCTCCTGACAGGACACTCGTCACCTATGATCAATCACGGATTTTGGTGGTATGCATATTGCACAGTCGTTTTCATCAACTATATAGTATTCTATAGCGAAAGATATCAAGGTTACATTCAAAACACATACATCGAATGAAAACTGACATTGTACTTTaacgaaaattaaaaacggaaagtctcttcaCAAGATTAAACACATTAAATGAAAGGAACAACTGTGATATTCTTGACATGATGAAGCATTTCCTtctgtagaaaatgatggattgaacctggttttaaaggtACCTAGCCTTTCATTTTTGCGACATATTCAGTCGCATAGATTCAATTAACAATTAACATGATGTTAGAACAACTAGAATCATATTTAAAAATGTCGACATTTGAGAAACAGCactcaacattgtgttataatcttaatcaatataaaCGCAAACAACTATGTCacttaagaaaaacaaatatcctGTAAGTGTTTCTCCcgttttaatgtaaaaaataaaacaaaataccacTAAAATTACAACACTCCGCGACtggaatacaatacaaacaaacccATGAACACACACTTCAGTCAAtacataaattatacaataatatacaacaacatgtaaaccacagaataGTAACGAACACCTCTCATGAATGTACGACAGAACACTTAAAACGaatgatgtaaatataagaaaaattaaacgagaGGAAAATATTAATGTTACTAAGGCCTACACCCTTAATATAGCTATTTTGTACCTTCTACCTGATATACACAAACAACCACGTTGGACAGAACAACTATTCCAACAGTCTACACAAGGCTAGTTATAGTATTTAAAGTATGATATACAAATCAATGCAATCATTTcagttaataaaaacaaaacagtaatGTACAGAtgttatttaaaatgttaaaaattacaaTATTAAACTCCATCTTCACATAACTGTATTATTACCTCCCATATTGATTAGTGCTGCTCTCTGGACATTTGGCACAACGCCTCTATAGAGACCTTTAAAACCTTCCTCTGTTATTATCTTTCGAAATGCCTGAGTCGTACTTTTTACtctagaaaaaaacatttataatatgATAATGCTTAAGCAGGTGAACTGCCACTCGAACACAAAAACGTCAAAGCAAAGCTAGGATACAAAGGTATTTCTTACACAAATTAAAAGGACCCTAAAGAAAAATTTTATTCTGTTGAATTTACAAAAACCAACCTAAACCAAATTGCATTCATATCATCATACTTTTGACTTTTTATGTTAACAAGCGTCTGACTATTCATCATAACATGCTTCCAAGAAAAACAGATCaataatatgaaataaacatgTGACTGTGAGAATTTGATTCTTATACACGTATAACATCTATTTAAATCGAATTTAGAAATGGAAATGGGCAGAATTTATTCTTTACCAATCGTTTCGGGAAATCATTCTCCCAATGATACTGACATAAAAACAAACAcgcaatataaattttatatcaattgtataaCAATTTTCCTCTCATTAAAAGCCAGTTaattaattaaacaaaagtttaatgTACCTTgcttatcttgaaaaaaaattatgaaactttttgactatttaccggatttgtaataacatgagcaacaagatgggatctgcttacccttctggagcagcTGAGATCAACCATAGTTTTTGATGGgattcatgttgcttagtctttagttttatatgttgtgtcttgtgtactattatttgtctgtttgtctttttatttttagccattgcgttgtcagtttattgtcgatctatgagtttggctgtccctctggtatctttcgcctctcttacATATCATTTCACAACTTTTAGAACAAGTTCAAATTGAAGACTGCAACAAAATAGAAACCTTTTTATCAATAATATCATcataattcaaattagttaatgaGAATATAACCAATACTCATGTTAATACcaaaatttgttatatatataaaagactgGCTAAATCGGATTATCTTATTGTATCAGTAATATCATTTTTCTTGGTCAATTCAATTCAATGTGATATTTTAACTGaaacttataaattatataaaacagtccccgagggtatcaccagcccagtagtcaacacttcggtgttgacatgaatatcaataatgtggtcatttttataaatttcctgtttacaagactttgaattttttgaaaaactaaggattttcttatcccaggcacagattaccttagatgtatttggcacaattttttggaattttggatcctcaatgctgttcaactttgtacttgtttggctttataaatattttgatatgagagtcactgatgagtcttatgtagacgaaacgcgcgtctggcgtactaaattataatcctggtacctttgataactaattagaccAAATGACAGGCACTTTTAAGGGAAAATAGCATCTGTAATAAGATATCAAATATTggtgcatttttttgttttggatGGAGGCAGATGACGAGGGTGTAAATTTCAGATTGACGAATGGTTAAGATCATAATTAAGTTTAGATAATGTGTACTAAAACTACACTGAATATGGATAAAAATGATAAGGTGTGGATTGTTTGACATTGGGATGGTTTACTTACACAGATTAAATTACATATGAACACGCAACaataggtcaacgtacggtcttcaacaatgaaggTCTAAGtgaaatattgtaatttaaaagcAATGCAAACGGAAAACCAGCGGTCTGATATACAATGTTACAAAACAATTAACTAGATAAGCATTAGACAGACACAagccaacgacaaccactgaaatcaATATACTAACCAGGTATGTAGTCTGTAACTACTTATTACACAACTGTTCAGTTGAATTCGCGATATATTTTAAtagttatctataaaaaaaaacttttttttttcattttgcataCTCTGATCTTTTTATTACCATCCCTAGCTTTTGGtcggattcgtgttgcttattctttagttttctatgttgtgtcatgtgtcctgttgtttgtctgtttgtcttctttcatttttagccaggcgttgtcagtttgttttcgacttgtgagtttgactgtccctctggtatcattcgtccctcttttattgtaaCAACACATGGTAAGTATTGAAGAACATTGAATTTAAGCTACAGGTAAACCTACTAAGCATAATTGTTGCTAGGTTTCACTCACCTTGGAGGTTTGCCCTCTAACCTTCGTCGACCTTCCATCTGCATCTGCACTTTGACCAGATCTGTAGGACTAGCAATGAACTGACCCATAGCACCTGCTGTAAGGCCTCCTAATGATGATTTcctatttcaaaatttttcaataaaaacagaACTGACAAAGTACCATGTGTAAATAAgttttttcagttttaatttttaaatccaaataaagaaagaaaaaaacatggaATCGATGGCTAGGGATTCTCAGGATGAAGAAACGGAGTTAAATCATTGAAGTATACTTTTTGATGTGCACGAATAACCCTTGATGAAATTTCATACTAGATTGTCAAGATGGGGACCATATCAAAAtgggtaataaaaaaaaaaaacagatgaacAATTATGGACTTGTTGGATAGagaaatggaatttgatgtgactgtcatacaaatgagaggtttagcgctataaaaccagattcattcaaccattttctacatttgaaaatgcctgtatcaagtcaggaatatgacagtttttatccatttgtttgatgtgttttatcatttgattttgccatttgattagagactttccgttttgaattttcctcggagttcagtatttttgtgattttactttccctaatcaaatggcaaactcaaaagctcagacacataaaacgaatagataacaattgGCACATTcttcacttggtacaggcattttcttcaaaaagtatgtagaaaatggtggtcaTTCATAAAATCGAAAGTCGAAAGATGAATCGTCAACGTAATGGCAAATATCGATGAAAcgataaaaaataaaaccaaatacgaaatagaaaactaaagactttgCAACACGAACCCCGCACAAAAACCTACCGGGATAATATACCAATTTAATTACTTGCATATTAGTTGAGTAAATTTCTATATTCCAACAAAGTTTTATGATGGATCTAAAGACATCGAAATTTATATTATCAATTTTGCATCGATTACTAGTAATGAACGGAAAATTGATCGCATTTATTCACAACAAACTATATATAAAAGGAATATAAAGCAACTGATAGCCTTAGACTTTTTGTCCGAAGAAAAAGAAACCGTCGAAAATAgatatttaaaagaattaaaaaaaaacttaccatACAGGAAAGCTGCCATCTGAATTTTTCTTGAAAACCTTTTCCCTGATGATTTCATAAAAAGATATTCTACACCCGGTATACACTGTAAGTGATAAACGAGTTATCTTATTATGCAATCGAACTTTTATACAAATATCATATTTAGAAACAAAACGTATCGATCGACTGTGTGTCCATCTTCAATTTATGTCAGTTTGTATTGTCTATCTATTGTAAAAAGTTCAAAAAGGACTGTTGTGTTCCTTGTTATTTATGGTACAGTGCAACTTGCTTAATCCGACGCAGTGGGGGGGGGGGCAGAAAAAAAAGAtcggattaagcagggtgtcggaatactcagAATTTTTCTGCTaggataggcatattttgggaccataAAAATGTGTCGGTTTAAGCAGGATACTGGAATACTCGGGATTCGGCAGGTTGCATTGTAtataagaaaaattacaaaaaaagcatATGTTTAAGATGCAGACGGACATTTAAGATGAAAATGTGATCTCACCTTCAGCCAAATCAATAagcatgaaaatgttaaaaaattgacCGTAATATTGCTGATAAATGAGGAACGAATTCACTGTTCTTATTAATAAGCaatattttatcttacattaaACATCCGTCAATGTACATTGAAAAGAGATTTTTTTCGAGAACTAAGAacgaattttgtttttttctaatatctTAATTTGTTTACATTCGTAAGACTTACTTACATAGATGTCTGTACAAAGCTGGAGTAAGACCTTGAAAGAGTTTAATGGCACCCTCTTCGCTTCCTGAAAGAAACATCTGGAacgcatgtacatgtatgttacgTATATGTTATCTCATCATATTCTGATACCATTTATGTACTCAAGAATTGAGCATGCAAGTCCTCGAATTTAATGGAAATGGCacgtaaattcatttttttttcagagcgTAAGCTTATAATACGATTTCTtaaataacctctagaaaaattAGTTTAATCCTTTACATTCTCAACTCAAAtcattgcaatttttaaaatacaaGGTTTTTTTCTAATCTTAGCCATCAAGTTGTAAATTATAAGTGAATAAGATtcatgcgttttcctcagttgtATCTTTCTCGATTCGTTTATTGGATATAGATTTAAGAGTTTTTGAATATTGGTTacctactgttgcctttttattatcaaaatcaaaagaaaaagagTTAATAAAAATTGTCAGGCCTCATGAGCCAACTCAGATCCGGTGGTCTAAGAAGGTCATCTTTTGTACCATGAGTCTGTCAGCACTGAAGTAATGAGCTAAGTAGGTGGCAAGTGCGTTTGACTCCGATCTTAATTGATGAGGATTTTCCATGTTCCTGCCGAATGTCGGTGGTTGTCTGAGGTAATTCCGGATTCCTCCgtcaataaaaactggccaccacACAAAAAGACAAGATTATTAAAAGTTGCGATTTACACAAAGAATCTATCAATTAATAACAATTTCAGTAATGTCTAATTAAGTTCTTGAGGATTGACTCATATTAAAAGCAGGCTTTGATCTTATGATTATTATGAACTATCATAGTCAGTAGATAGGATTACACCCTAGTAATTAGCATACAATACGATAAAAGGTAATATGCATTGTCACAGAAGGTTATTGTGTATACATTCTACACTGTTTTatcattgaatttgttttacattcgttTGTTCTACTAATACTTGCATATCAAAATAACCACCTTTCCTGTGTTATATAAAAAATCCTACAGTTTGAGTTAAACGGTATACCAATTACCTATACCAACTATAGTTTTGACCATTCCTCTCTTCTGTCCTGCGACATTGTGTCCACCCACATGTTTCTCACCCTGAATCTGCAATCTGGTCTTTGTCAAATCTAACGGATATGTTACTGATGAAAGagtaaaaaagaaatagataaactaatcatagctaaaaaaaattgtaattcaaATTCTGAAACATATATTCAGGCCAAAATAATCATACGACTGTATAAAGTATCCGTGTATGCTCTTGCAGTGCGCATGATGTatcgaaataaaacaaattatgtaaGATTTATGATGGATAGCAAACGTAGAGTTATCATTTCCATGATATAATCGATAAAACCTCTCAAACGATCTCTATtcgttttttttcattaaatataatattataagAAGGCACATGTCCAACATTTAGTTTGAACGTTTCTGACGAAGTTAAATCC
This genomic window from Mytilus galloprovincialis chromosome 9, xbMytGall1.hap1.1, whole genome shotgun sequence contains:
- the LOC143045870 gene encoding mitochondrial uncoupling protein 4-like isoform X1, whose translation is MTGGDRQSALVNADSFWFTYTLSSIAAIIAETVTYPLDLTKTRLQIQGEKHVGGHNVAGQKRGMVKTIVGIGSEEGAIKLFQGLTPALYRHLLYTGCRISFYEIIREKVFKKNSDGSFPVWKSSLGGLTAGAMGQFIASPTDLVKVQMQMEGRRRLEGKPPRVKSTTQAFRKIITEEGFKGLYRGVVPNVQRAALINMGDLATYDTVKHGVLQYTSLTDNWVTHTISGTCSGLSMAILGTPADVIKTRIMNQPSENGRGKLYAGSVDCLVKTVNQEGFLALYKGFLPIWGRLGPWSLIFWISFEQIRKLCGVSSF
- the LOC143045870 gene encoding mitochondrial uncoupling protein 4-like isoform X2 gives rise to the protein MVKTIVGIGSEEGAIKLFQGLTPALYRHLLYTGCRISFYEIIREKVFKKNSDGSFPVWKSSLGGLTAGAMGQFIASPTDLVKVQMQMEGRRRLEGKPPRVKSTTQAFRKIITEEGFKGLYRGVVPNVQRAALINMGDLATYDTVKHGVLQYTSLTDNWVTHTISGTCSGLSMAILGTPADVIKTRIMNQPSENGRGKLYAGSVDCLVKTVNQEGFLALYKGFLPIWGRLGPWSLIFWISFEQIRKLCGVSSF